From [Clostridium] symbiosum, a single genomic window includes:
- a CDS encoding cytochrome c biogenesis protein CcdA → MGFSLDISVPVLTVFFQGLISFFSPCVLPLIPLYIGYLSGGTGSRGEDGRIYYKRSKVMTHTLFFVIGVSFAFFLLGLGFSAMGNFFNKNQLMFARVGGIIVVLFGLYQLGVFGTSAMLGKERRLPFKLDTVAMSPITALIMGFTFSFAWTPCVGPALASVLLMAASASTKAMAFMLIGVYTAGFVLPFLAVGLFTTSLLEFFKSHMNVVKYTVRVGGILMVFMGILMFTGKMNAVTGYLSRLTPPSGTEYNTGAGSTEESTEAASKEEKAPEDTTENAPRPGSGETAGGETAENNGSAAGETASGETAAEEPVLMPAIDFTLTDQFGNTHTLSDYKGKTVFLNFWATWCPPCRAEMPDIQKLYDTYDTEGDDALIVLGIAAPNMGSEKSEEGIKEFLSENGYTYPVVMDTTGEMFTAYGIYSFPTTFMIDRDGNVFGYASGQLSEDMMKSIIDQTMAGKRN, encoded by the coding sequence ATGGGATTTTCATTAGATATCAGTGTACCGGTTCTGACAGTGTTTTTTCAGGGCCTGATCAGCTTTTTTTCACCCTGTGTACTGCCGCTGATACCGTTATACATCGGGTATCTGTCCGGAGGCACCGGAAGCCGGGGAGAGGACGGCAGAATCTATTATAAGAGAAGCAAGGTAATGACGCATACGCTTTTCTTCGTAATCGGAGTCAGCTTTGCTTTCTTCCTCCTGGGACTGGGATTTTCAGCCATGGGCAACTTCTTTAATAAAAACCAGCTGATGTTTGCAAGGGTCGGCGGCATCATCGTCGTACTTTTCGGTCTGTACCAGCTCGGCGTTTTCGGGACCAGCGCCATGCTCGGCAAAGAGAGAAGACTTCCCTTCAAACTTGATACTGTTGCCATGTCGCCGATTACTGCCCTGATTATGGGCTTTACGTTCAGCTTTGCGTGGACACCCTGCGTAGGACCGGCTCTGGCCAGTGTTCTCCTGATGGCGGCCTCGGCCAGCACAAAGGCAATGGCCTTTATGCTGATAGGCGTTTACACGGCGGGCTTTGTGCTTCCGTTCCTGGCGGTTGGCCTGTTTACCACTTCTTTGCTGGAATTCTTTAAGAGCCATATGAACGTTGTAAAGTATACGGTAAGAGTCGGCGGAATCCTGATGGTATTCATGGGAATACTGATGTTTACCGGAAAGATGAATGCTGTAACCGGTTACCTTTCAAGGCTTACACCGCCTTCGGGAACTGAGTATAATACAGGCGCCGGCAGTACGGAGGAATCCACAGAGGCGGCTTCCAAAGAAGAAAAGGCGCCTGAAGATACAACGGAAAATGCGCCCCGGCCGGGAAGCGGAGAGACAGCCGGCGGAGAGACGGCGGAAAATAACGGTTCCGCAGCCGGAGAAACCGCTTCGGGTGAGACTGCAGCGGAAGAGCCAGTACTGATGCCTGCAATCGATTTTACCCTGACGGATCAGTTTGGCAATACCCATACGCTGTCGGATTATAAAGGAAAGACCGTTTTCCTGAACTTCTGGGCAACATGGTGTCCGCCGTGCCGCGCCGAGATGCCGGATATCCAGAAGCTTTATGACACTTATGACACGGAAGGCGACGACGCCCTGATCGTACTTGGCATTGCCGCACCGAATATGGGAAGTGAGAAGTCGGAAGAAGGAATCAAAGAATTCCTGAGTGAAAATGGATATACGTATCCTGTCGTGATGGATACGACGGGTGAGATGTTTACAGCTTATGGAATTTATTCTTTCCCAACCACGTTTATGATTGACCGTGACGGCAATGTATTTGGATATGCCAGCGGCCAGCTCAGTGAGGATATGATGAAGAGCATCATCGATCAGACGATGGCAGGAAAGAGAAATTAA
- a CDS encoding Rrf2 family transcriptional regulator — protein MTSEFTIAVHALVFLSHKGTVYSSEGLAENVCTNAARIRKVMAKLKKADLIKTKEGAEGGYLFHRDASEVNLLMIADALQASFVTTAWKSGDPEKDCLVSSGMAGVMTEIYDGLDQRCRERLKEITISDIEDRIFASHPDKR, from the coding sequence ATGACCAGCGAATTTACAATTGCAGTGCACGCCCTTGTATTTTTATCACACAAGGGGACTGTTTACTCCAGCGAAGGGCTCGCGGAGAATGTGTGCACAAATGCCGCCAGAATCAGGAAGGTGATGGCAAAACTTAAAAAAGCGGATCTGATTAAAACGAAGGAAGGGGCCGAGGGCGGATACCTTTTCCACAGGGATGCCTCGGAGGTGAATCTTTTAATGATTGCGGATGCGCTTCAGGCTTCCTTTGTTACCACAGCATGGAAAAGCGGAGATCCCGAGAAAGACTGCCTTGTCTCATCGGGGATGGCCGGGGTCATGACGGAGATTTACGACGGTCTGGACCAGAGATGCCGTGAACGGTTAAAAGAGATTACGATATCAGACATAGAAGACCGGATATTTGCGTCACATCCGGATAAACGGTAA
- a CDS encoding flavin reductase — MSFREIKAEELTFNPFTRIGSDWMLITAGDEKKFNTMTASWGGAGVFWGKNVVTCYIRPQRYTKEFVDANDTFTLSFYGPEYKKALNICGSVSGRDHDKVTETGLTPYFTDGTAAFEEADLIFVCKKIYQDEMPYENFIAKENDAKWYPNKDYHTMYMAEILKILVKD; from the coding sequence ATGAGCTTTAGAGAAATAAAAGCAGAAGAGCTTACCTTTAACCCATTCACCAGAATCGGTTCCGACTGGATGTTAATCACAGCCGGTGATGAAAAGAAATTTAACACGATGACTGCCAGCTGGGGCGGCGCCGGAGTATTCTGGGGGAAGAATGTGGTAACCTGCTATATCCGGCCTCAGCGCTATACAAAAGAATTTGTCGATGCGAACGACACCTTTACCCTCTCCTTCTACGGTCCCGAATATAAAAAAGCCCTGAATATCTGCGGATCTGTTTCCGGAAGGGATCACGACAAAGTTACAGAAACCGGCCTCACACCGTATTTCACCGACGGCACCGCCGCGTTTGAGGAAGCGGATCTCATCTTTGTGTGCAAAAAAATTTACCAGGATGAGATGCCGTATGAGAACTTCATCGCCAAAGAAAACGATGCAAAATGGTATCCCAATAAGGATTACCACACCATGTACATGGCAGAAATACTGAAAATACTTGTAAAAGACTGA
- a CDS encoding GerMN domain-containing protein gives MKQRISSGKCITGIMLMAALALSLTACSAGRKSGETNLPGKSSEIEEEVPGSSEPADRDAAVEQSRAAIETDEEKQMLETQDEAGTKVTIYHGNDTVEMMVTKEALLPDLTAENLADALIEAGVLEKGVKVNSLEISEKEGMTYLELDFNEAFLTKLNRMGTSGEYFYMGGVVNTFLKAFDAYAVKITVDGKPAESGHNIYSEALRFFRPNPGEITGKYKFVASEEVLKPFVELGEDGRFIFEYSVLMSSIPMGDYELENGRVVMKRQGTDAVYVFDIQGENLVYDKDGSTDTGLEDKAVFEPSY, from the coding sequence ATGAAACAAAGAATCAGTTCGGGAAAATGCATTACAGGTATTATGCTCATGGCTGCGCTGGCCCTGTCTTTGACGGCGTGTTCGGCGGGACGAAAGAGCGGGGAAACGAATTTACCGGGAAAGAGCTCCGAGATCGAAGAAGAAGTTCCGGGCAGCAGTGAGCCGGCCGACAGAGATGCCGCCGTGGAACAGAGCCGGGCAGCCATTGAGACGGATGAAGAGAAACAGATGCTTGAAACACAGGATGAAGCCGGGACGAAAGTGACGATATACCACGGCAACGATACGGTGGAGATGATGGTGACAAAAGAGGCGCTGCTTCCTGACTTAACTGCCGAAAACCTGGCGGACGCTCTGATTGAAGCAGGTGTCCTGGAGAAGGGCGTAAAAGTAAATTCATTGGAAATATCGGAAAAAGAGGGGATGACATACCTGGAGCTTGATTTTAACGAAGCATTCCTCACGAAACTGAACAGAATGGGAACTTCGGGAGAGTATTTCTATATGGGAGGCGTTGTCAACACGTTCCTGAAGGCGTTTGACGCATATGCGGTAAAGATCACCGTCGATGGAAAACCGGCCGAGAGCGGCCATAACATCTACAGCGAAGCTCTCCGCTTTTTCAGGCCCAATCCGGGAGAAATAACGGGCAAATATAAATTCGTAGCTTCAGAGGAGGTTCTCAAACCCTTCGTGGAGCTCGGCGAAGACGGCCGTTTTATTTTTGAATATTCAGTCCTGATGAGCTCTATACCGATGGGAGACTATGAGCTGGAGAACGGCAGGGTGGTAATGAAACGGCAGGGAACCGACGCAGTCTACGTGTTTGACATCCAGGGGGAAAACCTGGTGTATGACAAGGACGGATCCACGGATACCGGACTGGAAGATAAAGCCGTGTTTGAGCCGAGTTACTGA
- the nrdD gene encoding anaerobic ribonucleoside-triphosphate reductase gives MKIIKRNGSEAVFDISKIMMAVSKANEVVQANQQLSKEQIDAIAERVEQVCSTRPHTMSVEEIQDLVENQIMEQQAFEVARKYITYRYIRTLKRTSNTTDDKILSLIECNNEDVKQENSNKNPTVNSVQRDYMAGEVSKDLTTRLLLPQEVVEAHEQGIIHFHDSDYFAQHMHNCDLVNLEDMLQNGTVISGTGIDKPHSFSTACNIATQIIAQVASSQYGGQSISLTHLAPFVDVSRRKIRQSVQEEMASLGISATEAQMEEMVNKRLKEEISRGVQTIQYQVVTLMTTNGQAPFVTVFMYLNEARNQQEKEDLALIIEETLLQRYQGVKNEEGVWVTPAFPKLIYVLEEDNLKEGTPYFYLTKLAAKCTAKRMVPDYISEKIMLQNKVDKNGEGHCYTCMGCRSFLTPYVDPETGKAKYYGRFNQGVVTINLVDLALSSEGDFDKFWELFDERLELCHEALMCRHNRLKGTLSDAAPILWQHGALARLEKGEVIDKLLYGGYSTISLGYAGLYECCKYMTGKSHTDPEVTPFAMKVMQHMNDMCAKWKAEHNIDFSLYGTPLESTTYKFSKCLQKRFGIVEGITDKGYITNSYHVHVSEEIDAFTKLQFESQFQKLSPGGAISYVEVPDMQDNLEAVISVLQFIYDNIMYAELNTKSDYCQECGYDGEIRIVEDDGKLVWECPSCKNRDQSKMNVARRTCGYIGTQFWNQGRTEEIRDRVLHL, from the coding sequence ATGAAGATTATCAAACGAAACGGATCAGAAGCAGTCTTTGACATATCAAAGATCATGATGGCGGTCAGCAAAGCCAATGAGGTCGTTCAGGCGAACCAGCAGCTTAGCAAAGAACAGATTGACGCCATTGCAGAGCGGGTAGAGCAGGTATGCAGCACAAGGCCGCACACGATGAGTGTGGAGGAGATCCAGGATCTCGTTGAGAACCAGATTATGGAGCAGCAGGCATTTGAGGTGGCGAGAAAGTACATCACATACCGTTACATCAGAACGCTGAAACGTACCAGCAATACGACGGACGACAAGATTCTGAGCCTGATCGAGTGTAATAATGAGGACGTAAAGCAGGAGAATTCCAACAAGAATCCGACTGTGAACAGCGTGCAGCGTGATTATATGGCAGGCGAGGTCAGCAAGGATTTGACCACACGGCTTCTGCTTCCGCAGGAAGTGGTGGAAGCCCATGAGCAGGGGATCATCCATTTCCACGATTCCGACTACTTCGCACAACATATGCACAACTGCGATCTCGTCAATTTAGAGGACATGCTGCAGAACGGCACCGTTATCAGCGGGACGGGAATCGATAAACCGCACAGCTTTTCCACGGCCTGCAACATCGCCACCCAGATTATTGCCCAGGTGGCCAGCAGCCAGTACGGCGGCCAGAGCATCAGCCTGACCCACCTGGCTCCCTTTGTAGACGTGAGCCGCAGGAAAATCCGCCAGAGTGTGCAGGAAGAGATGGCAAGCTTAGGGATCAGCGCTACCGAAGCCCAGATGGAAGAGATGGTGAACAAGCGCCTGAAAGAGGAGATCAGCCGAGGGGTGCAGACGATCCAGTATCAGGTTGTAACCCTGATGACCACCAACGGCCAGGCGCCGTTTGTAACCGTCTTCATGTATCTCAACGAAGCGCGCAACCAGCAGGAGAAGGAAGATCTGGCGCTGATTATTGAAGAGACGCTGCTTCAGCGTTACCAGGGCGTAAAGAATGAGGAAGGCGTCTGGGTAACTCCGGCATTTCCAAAGCTGATTTACGTGCTGGAGGAAGATAATCTGAAGGAGGGAACGCCTTATTTCTATCTGACGAAGCTGGCGGCAAAATGTACGGCCAAGAGAATGGTTCCCGACTATATCAGCGAGAAGATTATGCTCCAGAACAAGGTTGATAAGAATGGTGAAGGCCACTGCTATACCTGTATGGGCTGCAGAAGTTTCCTGACCCCATACGTCGATCCTGAGACGGGAAAAGCAAAATACTACGGCAGATTTAACCAGGGCGTTGTGACTATCAACCTGGTGGATCTGGCACTTTCAAGCGAAGGTGACTTCGATAAATTCTGGGAGCTTTTTGACGAACGTCTGGAGCTCTGCCACGAGGCGCTGATGTGCAGACACAACCGCCTTAAGGGAACCCTGTCCGATGCCGCTCCGATTCTGTGGCAGCACGGCGCCCTGGCCCGGCTTGAGAAGGGGGAAGTGATCGACAAACTTCTCTACGGTGGATATTCCACCATCAGCCTTGGGTATGCGGGTCTCTACGAATGCTGTAAATATATGACCGGCAAATCCCACACCGATCCGGAGGTGACTCCGTTTGCCATGAAGGTGATGCAGCATATGAACGATATGTGTGCAAAGTGGAAGGCGGAGCATAATATCGATTTCAGCTTGTATGGAACTCCTCTTGAGTCCACCACATACAAATTCTCCAAATGCCTGCAGAAGCGCTTTGGCATTGTGGAGGGAATTACCGATAAGGGATATATTACAAACAGCTACCACGTCCACGTATCCGAAGAGATAGACGCCTTTACAAAACTGCAGTTTGAAAGCCAGTTCCAGAAGCTTTCACCGGGCGGAGCCATCAGCTATGTGGAGGTGCCAGACATGCAGGATAACCTGGAGGCTGTTATCAGCGTTCTGCAGTTCATTTACGATAACATTATGTATGCAGAGCTGAACACGAAATCCGATTACTGCCAGGAATGCGGTTACGACGGGGAAATCCGTATCGTGGAGGATGACGGAAAGCTTGTCTGGGAATGCCCGAGCTGTAAGAACCGCGATCAGTCCAAGATGAACGTAGCCAGACGTACCTGCGGATATATCGGAACACAGTTCTGGAACCAGGGACGTACCGAAGAAATCCGTGACAGGGTTCTTCATCTGTAG
- the nrdG gene encoding anaerobic ribonucleoside-triphosphate reductase activating protein has product MNYANIKYCDIANGTGVRTSLFVSGCTHRCPGCFNSEAWDFGFGEPFTEETQQKLIDSLKPAYIAGLSLLGGEPMEPANQRALLPFIRKVKSSCPGKDIWCYTGYTLEKDLTEGGRAHCEATDELLGYLDILVDGRFVEEEYDITLRFRGSKNQRLIDLPASLREGRVVLWQDDPMFAGHEKR; this is encoded by the coding sequence ATGAACTATGCCAATATCAAATACTGTGATATCGCCAATGGAACCGGTGTGAGGACCAGCCTTTTCGTATCGGGCTGCACTCACCGCTGTCCCGGATGCTTTAACAGTGAGGCCTGGGATTTCGGTTTTGGCGAACCATTTACGGAAGAGACGCAGCAGAAGTTGATAGACAGCCTGAAACCGGCCTACATTGCGGGACTGAGCCTCCTTGGAGGCGAACCGATGGAGCCGGCCAACCAGCGGGCGCTTCTTCCCTTCATCAGGAAGGTAAAGTCCTCCTGTCCCGGCAAGGATATCTGGTGCTACACCGGTTATACGCTGGAGAAGGATCTGACGGAAGGCGGGAGAGCGCACTGCGAGGCCACGGACGAACTGCTGGGATACCTGGATATTCTGGTAGACGGCAGGTTTGTGGAGGAGGAGTACGATATCACCCTCCGCTTCAGAGGCTCGAAAAATCAGAGGCTCATCGACCTTCCCGCCTCACTCAGGGAAGGCAGAGTTGTACTCTGGCAGGACGATCCCATGTTTGCAGGGCACGAAAAGAGATAA